One genomic region from Sphingomonas paeninsulae encodes:
- a CDS encoding anhydro-N-acetylmuramic acid kinase: MLSIGLMSGTSLDGIDAALIETDGVGIVRPIAFRCEQWSDAARAQLAEASRQALTFERPRASPALVEAGTLVDRMHVMAVRKLMAAADVTTEQIGVIGYHGQTVAHRPDRGWTWQIGDGAVLADSLKITTVSDFRSNDVTQRGQGAPLLPVYHRALTANLAKPVAVLNLGGVGNITWIGDGDAIVAFDTGPANSLIDDWVAAETGARFDDGGALAGAGRIDEGVLAAMLDNAFFDEPPPKSLDRSDFSIQPVRGLAAADGAATLTAFTAESVALALRLLPALPTRIIVAGGGRHNPILMRMLSARCGVYVEPIEALGANGDATEAEGFAYMAVRALKGLPISFPGTTGIAEPLTGGVVHHSE, translated from the coding sequence TTGCTAAGTATCGGATTGATGTCGGGCACGTCGCTGGACGGTATTGACGCGGCGTTGATTGAAACTGACGGTGTCGGGATCGTGCGACCGATCGCATTTCGGTGCGAACAATGGAGTGATGCAGCGAGAGCGCAACTGGCGGAGGCTTCGCGGCAAGCCCTGACTTTCGAACGTCCGCGGGCAAGCCCGGCGCTGGTCGAGGCAGGAACACTTGTCGACCGGATGCACGTCATGGCAGTCCGAAAACTGATGGCGGCGGCGGATGTAACCACTGAGCAGATCGGCGTGATCGGTTACCATGGACAAACCGTGGCACACCGGCCCGACCGGGGCTGGACCTGGCAGATCGGGGACGGGGCAGTCCTCGCCGATTCGCTGAAGATCACCACTGTTTCGGATTTCCGCAGCAATGACGTTACACAACGCGGGCAAGGCGCTCCTTTGCTGCCGGTCTATCACCGCGCACTTACGGCAAATCTGGCTAAACCCGTGGCTGTGCTAAACCTCGGCGGGGTCGGAAACATCACCTGGATCGGCGATGGCGATGCGATCGTGGCATTCGATACTGGCCCCGCGAATAGTCTGATCGATGACTGGGTCGCTGCCGAAACCGGTGCCCGGTTCGATGATGGTGGTGCGCTGGCCGGAGCGGGCCGTATCGATGAGGGGGTGCTGGCGGCGATGCTCGACAACGCGTTCTTCGACGAACCTCCACCGAAATCGCTCGATCGCAGTGACTTTTCGATACAGCCGGTCCGGGGGTTGGCTGCAGCCGATGGGGCGGCAACTCTGACAGCATTTACTGCGGAGAGCGTTGCGCTGGCTCTACGGCTGCTCCCGGCGCTGCCAACACGGATCATCGTTGCGGGTGGTGGACGACACAATCCGATATTGATGCGAATGCTGAGCGCTCGGTGTGGCGTGTACGTCGAGCCCATTGAAGCATTGGGCGCGAACGGCGATGCCACGGAGGCGGAGGGTTTTGCCTACATGGCAGTGCGGGCGCTTAAAGGTCTGCCAATAAGCTTTCCGGGCACGACAGGCATCGCCGAACCTTTGACCGGCGGCGTGGTCCATCATAGTGAGTAA
- a CDS encoding succinate dehydrogenase assembly factor 2: protein MDREIRLKRLRFRSWHRGTKEADLMVGGFYDKFSAGWNDEEITWFEALMHEEDVEIMGWAIGTMPVPERASGPMMIAMQKLDYIAVEK, encoded by the coding sequence TTGGACCGTGAAATCCGCCTGAAACGCCTGCGCTTTCGTAGCTGGCATCGCGGCACGAAAGAGGCCGATCTTATGGTCGGCGGATTCTACGACAAGTTTTCCGCGGGCTGGAATGACGAAGAGATCACCTGGTTCGAAGCCTTGATGCACGAGGAGGATGTCGAAATCATGGGGTGGGCGATTGGCACCATGCCTGTCCCTGAACGCGCATCCGGGCCGATGATGATCGCCATGCAGAAACTGGATTATATCGCGGTGGAAAAGTGA
- a CDS encoding putative bifunctional diguanylate cyclase/phosphodiesterase has product MKQGNAQRASELRETPVGFAFAAVSDDPRFEALVKLGWKFEAPSGALAGMPKIMLIDLRKKMPPKLGAIAKALETARGAFVAIISDSSKSAAAFEAGATQIVGEPFDIEMMDSALLLAGRQIERLARAGGRRGVESPSRSNKAMLDLEKPSGSIQSELSANPTALMLIGLKRFDAINAAFGRQTGDDLLVAVERRIASVAKEMSGGKAIVSRSGGTDFIVIPGPMGLSDRLALAERIVVQIERPFMAGDHFVALGASIGIVDTRAGDLESDVLRRAQVALTAARDDDVAVRVLSAQDEGTALFDAGLETDLRRALDNNEIDILFQPQVSVTNGQIVGVEALARWQHPQHGELGAETLFSVAERSDYLTALSAHVQRRAAMKAAAWPEVLQSLRLSVNVTAEDIARPGFADTFLAMIDETGFPRDRLTVEITENGLIDDLAAAAALLATLRASGCRVAIDDFGTGYSSLAYLKALPLDYLKIDKHLAQDITGTARDRIVVRGVIDMARSLGLAVIAEGVETEEQLTLLAREGCNYYQGFLCAVPLGVGALADLVTQRSLPSLSTIAAPR; this is encoded by the coding sequence TTGAAGCAGGGAAACGCACAGAGAGCGAGCGAACTGCGGGAAACGCCCGTGGGCTTCGCCTTTGCAGCTGTGTCCGACGATCCCCGGTTCGAAGCGCTGGTGAAGCTTGGGTGGAAGTTTGAAGCCCCGAGTGGCGCGTTAGCTGGCATGCCAAAGATAATGCTCATTGATCTGCGGAAGAAAATGCCGCCGAAGCTGGGGGCGATTGCCAAAGCGCTTGAGACGGCGCGCGGAGCCTTCGTCGCGATTATTTCCGACAGCTCGAAATCCGCTGCTGCTTTTGAGGCCGGTGCCACCCAGATCGTCGGCGAGCCGTTCGATATCGAAATGATGGACTCAGCACTTCTGTTGGCGGGGCGGCAGATCGAGCGGCTGGCGCGCGCTGGGGGTCGGCGGGGCGTCGAGTCCCCAAGCCGTTCAAACAAGGCGATGCTGGATCTGGAAAAGCCGTCAGGATCGATTCAGTCTGAATTATCCGCAAATCCGACGGCACTTATGCTTATCGGTCTAAAACGCTTTGACGCGATCAACGCGGCATTCGGGCGACAGACGGGCGATGACTTGCTGGTGGCAGTGGAGCGGCGGATTGCCTCGGTTGCCAAAGAGATGTCCGGCGGCAAGGCGATCGTGTCGCGGTCGGGAGGCACCGATTTCATTGTAATCCCCGGCCCAATGGGATTGAGCGACCGGCTTGCACTGGCCGAAAGGATCGTCGTCCAAATCGAGCGGCCGTTCATGGCTGGCGATCACTTCGTCGCGCTGGGTGCCTCTATCGGGATTGTCGATACGCGGGCTGGCGACCTTGAAAGCGACGTGCTGCGCCGTGCTCAGGTCGCGCTGACAGCGGCACGGGACGATGATGTTGCGGTCCGGGTGTTGAGTGCACAGGACGAGGGGACTGCGCTGTTCGATGCGGGGCTGGAAACCGATCTGCGCCGCGCGCTGGACAATAACGAAATCGACATATTGTTTCAGCCGCAGGTTTCGGTCACGAACGGCCAAATTGTCGGCGTCGAGGCTTTGGCACGATGGCAGCATCCTCAGCACGGAGAATTGGGAGCCGAGACATTGTTTTCGGTCGCCGAGCGTTCGGACTATCTGACGGCGCTGTCGGCCCATGTGCAGCGAAGGGCGGCGATGAAAGCCGCGGCATGGCCCGAAGTTTTGCAGAGCCTGCGCTTGTCGGTGAACGTCACAGCAGAAGATATCGCAAGGCCGGGGTTTGCCGATACCTTTCTCGCGATGATCGACGAAACTGGCTTTCCGCGTGATCGGCTCACCGTGGAAATTACCGAAAACGGGCTGATCGACGATCTGGCGGCAGCAGCGGCGTTGCTCGCGACTTTGCGCGCCAGCGGTTGCCGGGTCGCGATCGACGATTTCGGGACGGGATATTCCAGTCTGGCCTATCTGAAGGCGCTGCCGCTGGATTATCTGAAGATCGACAAGCATCTGGCGCAGGACATTACGGGCACGGCACGCGACAGGATCGTGGTGCGCGGCGTAATCGACATGGCGCGGTCTCTGGGCTTGGCTGTAATCGCCGAAGGTGTTGAAACCGAAGAACAACTGACCCTGCTGGCACGCGAGGGATGCAATTATTATCAGGGTTTCCTGTGCGCGGTTCCACTGGGTGTGGGCGCGCTGGCCGACCTCGTCACACAGCGATCTTTGCCAAGCCTTTCGACAATTGCAGCGCCCCGTTAA
- a CDS encoding hemerythrin domain-containing protein — MDITQLILDDHHEQRRLFSILEQIDKSDTVSLAAVWRRLSAFLEVHAETEERFFYPALMRVGRKANRTEEVEDESLDAIKDHNEIRDAVAAVESEINGTEAWFKAVAAANKANGDHMAEEEREGLTEFRRLAPLALRHDLAVSFISFETTNVDGVVPIDKDPKKWVETH, encoded by the coding sequence ATGGATATCACCCAACTCATTCTTGACGACCATCATGAGCAGCGTCGGCTGTTCTCCATCCTCGAGCAGATCGACAAAAGTGATACGGTAAGTCTCGCCGCCGTCTGGCGGCGCTTGTCGGCCTTTCTCGAGGTTCACGCCGAAACCGAGGAGCGCTTTTTTTATCCTGCGCTGATGCGCGTTGGCCGGAAGGCGAACCGGACCGAAGAAGTAGAAGACGAATCGCTCGACGCGATCAAGGATCACAATGAAATCCGGGATGCCGTGGCCGCGGTGGAAAGCGAAATCAACGGAACCGAAGCCTGGTTCAAAGCGGTCGCCGCCGCGAATAAGGCGAACGGTGACCATATGGCGGAAGAGGAGCGCGAGGGCCTCACTGAATTTCGCAGATTGGCGCCGCTGGCACTTCGCCATGATCTTGCCGTGTCATTCATCTCGTTCGAGACGACCAATGTCGATGGCGTCGTACCCATCGACAAAGACCCGAAGAAATGGGTCGAGACTCACTGA
- a CDS encoding PilZ domain-containing protein gives MATASYGLTEQVAAAERRRAERREVALDTLMADREGRTFAVRILNLSGAGFMAQSEWPLCERAPVRVDIPTIGWLRAEIVWVLGDRVGGNFREPIDAEAFATFVKVFGEHPRG, from the coding sequence ATGGCAACTGCCTCTTACGGACTTACCGAACAGGTCGCTGCTGCCGAACGCAGACGTGCCGAACGGCGTGAGGTCGCGCTGGACACGTTGATGGCGGACCGGGAAGGCCGGACCTTTGCCGTTCGTATCCTGAACCTTTCGGGAGCGGGATTCATGGCTCAAAGCGAATGGCCGTTGTGTGAACGCGCTCCGGTTCGTGTCGATATCCCGACGATCGGATGGCTTCGCGCAGAGATTGTCTGGGTGCTTGGGGACCGTGTTGGCGGCAATTTCCGCGAACCGATCGATGCGGAAGCCTTTGCCACTTTCGTCAAGGTTTTCGGTGAGCATCCAAGAGGCTAA
- the mfd gene encoding transcription-repair coupling factor yields MTEIFRITTAKSPLTLSGTPTGFLPWLLTDLARAAPKRAVFIAADEAEMRGIADAASWFAPEIQVINYPAWDCLPYDRASPSLRVTAERLAALSALQAKSTGPQLLLTTVNAATQRTLTPFRLRSLVATLAPGERIDRESLAQLLQANGYIRSETVADSGDFAVRGSLVDLFPSGMAHALRLDFFGDEIESVRTFDPADQRTIERIDGFTLLPASESLLDEDSIKRFRSRYRETFGATATGDPLYQAISDGRRLAGMDHWLPLIEEKLGTLFDHLGADDIIVRDAGSGGAAEARFESITDYHANRVRAASSDPGSYRPLKPESLYLTSAEWTAALDSRRVHLATQFREPPSDKVLDFGIEGARDFGPERSRSENVYEALADYRKSIGKTGLVIASYSNGSRDRLSGLLAEHGLGNQALADGWQDAQGIAAKGQVALAVVPLDHGFVAPSIVIVTEQDLLGDRLVRRAKRKKSADAFLSELAAMSPGDLMVHRDHGIGRYEGLTSIPVGKSPHDCVALTYAGGDKLFVPVENIDVLSRYGSASDVAQLDRLGGEAWQRRKATMKERIRAIAGDLILVAAERALRAADVMTPDAAYNEFVDRFPYQETEDQDRAIADIIEDLGSGKPMDRLVCGDVGFGKTEVALRAAFIAAMSGQQVALVCPTTLLARQHHKTFVERFQGFPLKVGRLSRLVPGTEATNTRTGLEDGTLDIVIGTHAILAKSVVFKRLGLVIVDEEQRFGVTHKEKLKALKTDVHMLTLTATPIPRTLQMAMSGLRELSVIQTPPVDRLAVRTYVMPWDPVVLREALLREHYRGGQSFFVTPRISDLPDIEEFLLKEIPEIRAVTAHGQMSPTQVEERMSAFYDRKYDVLLSTTIVESGLDIPSANTMIIHRADRFGLAQLYQLRGRVGRSKTRAYAYMTTGKDRSMTEGAEKRLKVLSDLDTLGAGFQLASHDLDIRGAGNLLGDEQSGHIREVGFELYQSMLEDAIMDAKAGGLVAARKADLSPQITVDAPILIPEDYVPDLDLRMSLYRRINELDNQMAIEAFAAEIIDRFGPLPDATENLLTLMAIKLNARTAGIAKIDVGPRGALVSFWEEGFSNVSGLLNYVERLKGVAKLRPDSKLVIAREWNDPKSRLNGALQLSKGLAKIAV; encoded by the coding sequence ATGACCGAAATCTTCCGCATCACCACGGCAAAATCGCCCCTGACTCTATCAGGTACCCCCACTGGATTCCTGCCGTGGCTGTTGACCGACCTTGCCCGTGCCGCTCCCAAACGTGCGGTGTTCATTGCTGCCGATGAAGCCGAAATGCGCGGGATCGCCGATGCCGCATCGTGGTTCGCCCCAGAGATCCAGGTTATCAACTACCCTGCATGGGACTGCTTGCCCTACGACCGCGCCTCCCCGTCGCTGCGCGTCACCGCTGAACGTCTCGCTGCACTGTCCGCATTACAGGCGAAATCCACTGGCCCCCAGCTCCTGCTGACCACGGTCAACGCCGCTACCCAGCGTACCCTCACGCCCTTCCGCCTCCGCTCGCTAGTCGCGACGCTGGCCCCCGGTGAACGCATCGACCGCGAATCGCTGGCCCAGTTGCTTCAGGCCAACGGCTATATCCGTAGCGAAACCGTCGCCGATTCGGGTGACTTCGCTGTGCGCGGCAGTTTGGTCGATCTGTTCCCCAGCGGCATGGCCCATGCTCTGCGCCTCGACTTCTTTGGCGACGAGATTGAAAGCGTCCGCACCTTCGACCCCGCCGATCAGCGCACCATTGAACGCATCGACGGCTTCACTCTTCTGCCCGCCTCCGAATCGCTGCTCGATGAAGACTCGATCAAACGTTTCCGCAGCCGCTACCGCGAAACCTTCGGTGCAACCGCCACCGGTGACCCATTGTATCAAGCGATCAGCGATGGTCGACGCCTCGCCGGAATGGATCACTGGCTCCCACTGATCGAAGAAAAGCTCGGTACGCTGTTCGATCACCTCGGCGCCGACGATATCATCGTTCGCGACGCAGGCAGCGGCGGCGCGGCAGAGGCTCGCTTTGAATCCATCACCGATTACCACGCCAACCGTGTCCGCGCCGCGTCGTCCGACCCCGGCAGTTATCGCCCGCTGAAACCCGAATCGCTCTATCTGACGTCGGCTGAATGGACTGCCGCGCTTGATAGCCGCCGCGTCCACCTTGCCACTCAGTTCCGCGAACCGCCTTCCGACAAGGTACTGGATTTCGGTATCGAAGGTGCTCGCGATTTCGGCCCCGAACGCAGCCGCTCCGAAAACGTCTATGAGGCGCTGGCTGACTATAGGAAATCCATCGGCAAAACCGGTCTTGTAATAGCCAGCTATTCCAACGGCTCGCGCGACCGCTTGTCTGGCCTGCTCGCCGAACACGGCCTCGGTAATCAGGCGCTGGCCGACGGCTGGCAGGACGCTCAGGGGATCGCCGCAAAGGGTCAGGTTGCGCTCGCCGTCGTTCCCCTTGACCACGGCTTCGTCGCGCCATCCATCGTCATCGTCACCGAACAGGATTTGCTCGGTGACCGCCTCGTCCGCCGTGCCAAGCGCAAGAAAAGTGCCGATGCCTTTTTGTCCGAACTGGCTGCGATGTCGCCCGGCGACCTCATGGTTCATCGGGATCATGGCATCGGTCGCTATGAGGGGCTGACCTCGATCCCGGTCGGAAAATCGCCTCATGATTGCGTCGCGCTGACCTATGCTGGCGGCGACAAATTGTTCGTGCCGGTCGAGAATATCGACGTCCTGTCACGCTATGGTTCGGCCAGCGATGTAGCCCAACTCGACCGTCTCGGCGGTGAAGCATGGCAGCGCCGCAAGGCCACCATGAAGGAGCGTATTCGCGCCATCGCGGGTGATCTTATCCTCGTCGCCGCTGAACGCGCGCTGCGGGCTGCCGATGTCATGACTCCGGACGCTGCATATAACGAATTCGTCGATCGCTTTCCCTATCAGGAAACCGAAGATCAAGACCGCGCAATTGCGGACATCATCGAAGACCTTGGCTCGGGCAAACCGATGGACCGCCTCGTTTGCGGCGATGTCGGGTTCGGCAAAACCGAAGTCGCGCTTCGTGCTGCATTCATTGCGGCGATGAGTGGACAGCAAGTGGCTCTGGTCTGCCCAACAACTCTGCTCGCCCGTCAGCATCACAAAACCTTCGTTGAACGCTTCCAGGGCTTCCCTTTGAAGGTTGGCCGCCTCTCACGTCTCGTTCCCGGCACCGAAGCAACGAACACTCGAACTGGTCTTGAGGACGGCACCCTCGACATCGTCATCGGCACTCACGCCATCCTCGCGAAATCGGTCGTATTCAAACGCCTCGGCCTTGTAATCGTCGATGAAGAACAGCGGTTCGGCGTGACCCACAAGGAAAAGTTGAAGGCGCTCAAGACCGACGTCCACATGCTGACCCTGACCGCGACGCCCATCCCGCGCACGCTGCAAATGGCGATGTCGGGCCTGCGCGAACTGTCAGTTATTCAGACCCCGCCGGTCGATCGCCTCGCCGTCCGCACCTATGTCATGCCTTGGGACCCGGTCGTGCTGCGAGAGGCTTTGCTCCGCGAACATTATCGCGGCGGGCAGAGTTTCTTCGTTACCCCGCGCATATCCGACCTGCCCGATATCGAGGAGTTCCTGCTAAAGGAAATCCCCGAAATCCGTGCCGTCACCGCACATGGGCAGATGTCGCCAACTCAGGTCGAAGAACGGATGTCGGCCTTCTATGATCGCAAATACGACGTGCTGCTCTCCACCACGATTGTCGAATCCGGCCTCGACATCCCAAGCGCGAACACGATGATAATTCACCGCGCCGACCGCTTCGGTCTGGCCCAACTCTATCAGCTTCGCGGTCGCGTCGGACGATCCAAAACCCGCGCCTATGCCTATATGACAACAGGCAAGGACCGCTCGATGACCGAGGGTGCAGAGAAACGCCTGAAGGTCTTGAGCGATCTCGACACCCTCGGCGCTGGCTTCCAATTGGCAAGCCACGACCTCGACATTCGTGGCGCAGGCAATCTTTTGGGTGACGAACAGTCCGGCCATATCCGCGAGGTGGGTTTCGAATTGTACCAATCCATGCTCGAAGATGCGATTATGGACGCGAAAGCGGGAGGCCTTGTTGCCGCGCGCAAGGCGGACCTGTCGCCGCAGATCACCGTCGATGCCCCGATCCTAATCCCGGAGGATTACGTCCCCGACCTTGATCTTCGCATGAGCCTGTATCGCCGAATCAACGAACTCGACAATCAGATGGCAATCGAAGCCTTCGCAGCAGAGATTATCGACCGCTTCGGCCCGCTGCCGGACGCGACCGAAAACCTGCTGACACTGATGGCGATCAAGCTGAACGCTCGCACCGCGGGCATCGCCAAGATCGACGTCGGCCCACGCGGTGCGTTGGTCAGTTTCTGGGAGGAAGGTTTCTCGAACGTCTCTGGCCTGCTCAATTATGTCGAGCGATTGAAGGGTGTGGCAAAGCTGCGTCCCGACAGCAAACTCGTCATCGCCCGCGAATGGAACGACCCGAAGTCCCGCCTTAACGGGGCGCTGCAATTGTCGAAAGGCTTGGCAAAGATCGCTGTGTGA
- the moaA gene encoding GTP 3',8-cyclase MoaA: protein MLESISRTAGLRDGFGRGIDYVRLSLTDRCDLRCRYCMAEDMTFLPRSEILTLEEIVELARRFVDRGVKRIRLTGGEPLARRGAVQVATEIGKLIGHGLDEVTMTTNATRLREHAPALRAAGIERMNVSLDTRDPAKFRHITRHGDVAQVLDGVQAARDAGISVKINMVALKGLNEDEIEPMLIWCGEQGYGLSLIETMPLGVIEEDRTDRFLSLTVVKDRLDAKYALLPSAKRTGGPARYWSIPELGATLGLISPLTRNFCEGCNRIRVSASGQLYMCLGHEDRVDLREALRSDDPALLDNAIDRALGAKPKAHDFHIGTPATERHMSVTGG, encoded by the coding sequence ATGTTGGAGAGCATTAGTCGGACAGCAGGTTTACGGGACGGCTTCGGTCGTGGGATCGACTATGTTCGCCTGTCCCTGACCGATCGCTGCGATCTGCGTTGTCGTTACTGCATGGCAGAGGACATGACGTTCCTCCCGCGCTCCGAAATTCTCACGTTGGAAGAAATCGTAGAGCTTGCGCGCAGGTTCGTCGATCGAGGGGTAAAGCGCATTCGGCTAACCGGCGGCGAGCCGCTTGCCCGGCGCGGTGCGGTTCAGGTTGCGACCGAGATCGGCAAGCTGATCGGTCACGGCCTCGACGAAGTCACGATGACGACCAATGCCACTCGCCTGCGCGAACACGCCCCTGCCCTGCGTGCAGCGGGCATTGAGCGCATGAATGTCAGCCTCGACACGCGCGACCCGGCCAAATTCCGTCACATCACCCGTCATGGCGATGTCGCACAGGTGCTTGACGGTGTTCAGGCAGCGCGGGATGCGGGCATCAGCGTCAAGATCAATATGGTCGCGCTGAAAGGCCTGAACGAGGACGAGATCGAACCGATGCTCATCTGGTGTGGAGAGCAGGGTTATGGTTTGTCACTGATCGAGACGATGCCGCTCGGGGTGATCGAAGAAGACCGGACAGATCGTTTTCTTTCGCTCACGGTCGTCAAGGATCGGCTCGACGCAAAATATGCGCTTTTGCCAAGCGCCAAGCGGACCGGCGGTCCCGCCCGATACTGGTCGATTCCAGAACTCGGCGCGACGCTGGGCCTGATTTCACCACTCACACGTAATTTCTGCGAAGGCTGCAACCGCATTCGCGTTTCTGCATCAGGACAGCTTTATATGTGCCTAGGCCACGAAGACCGCGTCGATCTGCGCGAAGCACTCCGCTCCGACGATCCTGCGCTGTTGGATAATGCGATCGACCGTGCGCTCGGTGCCAAGCCAAAGGCACATGATTTTCACATCGGCACGCCAGCGACCGAACGTCACATGAGCGTGACTGGCGGATGA
- the tyrS gene encoding tyrosine--tRNA ligase, protein MTEYKSDLLRLLDSRGYVHQVTDAVGLDDLAARQVVPGYIGFDATAPSLHVGSLVQIMMLRRMQQAGHKPIVLMGGGTTKVGDPSGKDESRRILTDDTINENIASIRRVFERFLTFGDGPTDAVMVNNADWLDALEYVPFLRDIGKHFTINRMLTFDSVKLRLEREQPLTFLEFNYMILQAYDFLELSRRSGLRLQMGGSDQWGNIVNGVDLTRRIDGTPLFGLTTPLITMADGSKMGKTANGAVWLNADALSAYDYWQFWRNTQDGDVGRFLRLFTDLPMDEIARLEALEGAEINAAKSILADAATALCHGSEAAIAAAETARKTFEEGAGDAGLPRHAITAHVISIVDALLALNLVASKGEARRLIAGGGARIDGEKVTDEATLIAPGADPIRISAGKKLHGLILR, encoded by the coding sequence ATGACAGAATACAAATCCGATCTTCTCCGCCTGCTCGATAGCCGCGGTTATGTCCACCAGGTCACCGATGCCGTGGGCCTCGATGACCTTGCCGCGCGACAGGTCGTGCCCGGCTATATTGGTTTCGATGCCACTGCACCATCATTGCACGTCGGTAGCCTGGTTCAGATCATGATGCTTCGCCGGATGCAGCAAGCGGGTCACAAACCCATCGTTTTGATGGGCGGCGGCACGACAAAGGTTGGCGATCCGTCGGGCAAGGACGAATCGCGTCGTATCCTGACCGATGACACGATCAACGAAAATATCGCCAGTATCCGCCGTGTTTTCGAACGGTTCCTGACGTTCGGCGATGGGCCGACCGATGCGGTTATGGTCAACAATGCCGATTGGCTGGACGCGCTGGAATATGTCCCGTTCCTTCGCGACATCGGCAAGCATTTCACGATCAACCGGATGCTGACGTTCGATTCGGTTAAGCTGCGGCTTGAGCGCGAACAGCCGCTGACGTTCCTCGAATTCAATTACATGATCCTACAGGCCTATGACTTTCTTGAACTGTCGCGGCGATCGGGTTTGCGGTTGCAGATGGGCGGCTCCGATCAGTGGGGTAATATCGTCAACGGCGTTGATCTGACTCGCCGCATCGATGGTACGCCGCTGTTCGGTCTCACGACGCCGCTCATCACGATGGCCGACGGCTCGAAGATGGGAAAGACAGCCAATGGCGCAGTCTGGCTCAATGCCGATGCGCTCAGTGCCTATGACTACTGGCAGTTCTGGCGGAATACTCAGGATGGCGATGTGGGTCGCTTTCTCCGCTTGTTCACCGATCTGCCGATGGACGAAATCGCGCGTCTCGAAGCACTGGAAGGTGCAGAGATCAACGCGGCCAAGAGCATCCTCGCCGATGCCGCAACCGCCCTATGCCACGGAAGCGAAGCCGCCATCGCTGCCGCTGAAACGGCGCGCAAGACGTTCGAGGAGGGGGCGGGAGATGCCGGCCTGCCGCGCCATGCCATTACCGCTCACGTCATCTCGATTGTGGACGCATTGCTCGCCCTGAACCTTGTCGCGTCAAAGGGAGAAGCACGCCGTTTGATCGCGGGCGGAGGCGCACGCATCGACGGAGAGAAAGTCACCGACGAAGCAACGCTGATTGCTCCGGGAGCCGATCCAATCCGCATTTCGGCGGGCAAGAAACTCCATGGTCTGATCTTACGGTAA
- a CDS encoding cupin-like domain-containing protein: MRNKAFPTASIEDFKQCYPDSILKLKHDFLDHPLMEIPELLALSERLPASVIEHNIGALPIGIGQHEVPKHSLSVLETIASIEESASWAVLKNIELDPTYRALLHDVLSEIRPAVEAITGPMLNLVGFIFISSPNSVTPFHSDPEYNILLQTRGEKTMTLFSGTDESIIPAQFHEIYHTGGPRTVLWKDEFEAKGKSVTLRAGDAIYVPLKWPHYVKNGSEVSISLSVTWRSRWSYAEADTRAFNKILRNFGLNPAPPRPLPHRNVAKSTAWRALRKVGVRL; this comes from the coding sequence ATGCGCAATAAAGCATTCCCTACGGCCAGCATTGAAGATTTTAAGCAATGCTACCCCGATTCAATCTTAAAGCTTAAGCATGATTTTTTAGATCACCCGCTGATGGAAATTCCGGAACTGCTCGCGTTGAGCGAGAGGCTGCCCGCTTCGGTCATCGAGCACAATATTGGTGCACTTCCAATCGGTATTGGCCAGCACGAGGTTCCCAAACACTCCCTCTCGGTTCTTGAAACCATCGCCTCTATCGAAGAGAGCGCGTCGTGGGCGGTTCTTAAAAATATCGAGCTTGACCCCACCTACAGGGCACTCCTGCACGATGTTCTCTCCGAAATCCGCCCAGCCGTTGAAGCTATCACCGGCCCGATGCTGAACCTCGTCGGGTTCATCTTCATTTCGTCGCCAAATTCGGTCACACCGTTCCACAGCGATCCCGAATACAATATTCTGCTGCAAACCCGCGGCGAGAAGACAATGACCCTTTTCTCAGGAACCGATGAATCGATCATCCCGGCTCAGTTTCACGAAATCTATCACACGGGCGGTCCGCGAACGGTTCTTTGGAAGGATGAGTTTGAGGCAAAGGGCAAATCGGTGACACTCCGCGCCGGGGATGCAATCTATGTACCGCTCAAATGGCCGCATTACGTGAAGAATGGATCGGAGGTATCCATCTCGCTCTCGGTGACCTGGCGTTCGCGCTGGAGCTATGCTGAGGCGGACACGCGGGCATTCAACAAGATACTCCGTAATTTCGGGCTTAATCCTGCGCCGCCCCGTCCCCTGCCGCATCGCAATGTGGCAAAATCTACGGCCTGGCGGGCTCTGCGCAAGGTTGGCGTACGCTTATAG